The Megalops cyprinoides isolate fMegCyp1 chromosome 22, fMegCyp1.pri, whole genome shotgun sequence genome contains a region encoding:
- the LOC118769701 gene encoding glucosamine-6-phosphate isomerase 2 isoform X2, translating into MDEYVGLPRDHPESYHSYMWNNFFKHIDIDPANAHILDGNAADLQAECEAFERKIADAGGIDLFVGGIGPDGHIAFNEPGSSLVSRTRVKTLAKDTILANARFFGNDLSKVPTMALTVGVGTVMDAREVMILITGAHKAFALYKAIEEGVNHMWTVSAFQQHPRTIFVCDEDATLELRVKTVKYFKGLMHVHNRLVDPVHSMKDYKN; encoded by the exons ATGGATGAATATGTTG GCCTTCCCAGGGATCACCCAGAGAGCTATCACTCGTACATGTGGAACAACTTCTTCAAGCACATCGACATCGACCCTGCCAATGCCCACATCCTGGATGGCAATGCTGCCGACCTACAGGCGGAGTGCGAGGCCTTCGAGCGGAAGATCGCAGACGCCGGCGGAATCGACCTCTTCGTCGGAG GTATTGGGCCCGACGGCCACATCGCTTTCAATGAGCCTGGCTCCAGCCTTGTCTCCAGGACCAGGGTGAAGACCCTCGCCAAAGACACGATATTGGCCAACGCCCGCTTCTTTGGCAATGACCTCTCCAAGGTACCCACAATGGCTCTGACAGTTGGAGTCGGAACGGTGATGGACGCAAGAGAG GTGATGATTTTAATCACTGGGGCACACAAAGCCTTTGCCCTCTACAAGGCCATAGAGGAAGGAGTGAACCACATGTGGACCGTATCGGCGTTCCAGCAGCACCCCCGCACTATATTCGTGTGTGACGAGGATGCCACCCTGGAGCTCAGGGTAAAGACGGTCAAGTATTTTAAAG GGTTGATGCATGTACACAACAGACTTGTGGACCCAGTGCACAGCATGAAGGACTACAAGAACTGA
- the zgc:123321 gene encoding protein YIPF7, which translates to MGDFQQFEQNFYQSGYYIDDQGQAVYGYDVPGQDDDPNVDYGAPVPGVFTPSLGLGPPDQPYTGHVFQPAKPPETPTYTATDTFEDEPPLLEELGINFDHIWQKTLTVLNPFKPADGSIMHETDLTGPILFCVALGATLLMAGKVHFGYVYGISAMGCLGMYTLLNLMSLVAVSYGCVASVLGYCLLPMVGLSTLAIFFSLQGVLGTLSALLVIGWCSLSASKIFISTLAMEGQQLLVAYPCALLYGVFALLTVF; encoded by the exons atGGGGGACTTTCAACAGTTCGAGCAAAATTTCTACCAGTCAGGATATTACATAGATGACCAGGGACAGGCTGTCTATGGCTATGACGTCCCAGGTCAGGATGACGATCCAAATGT AGACTACGGTGCCCCCGTGCCGGGTGTCTTCACTCCTTCGTTGGGGCTGGGCCCCCCCGACCAACCCTATACGGGGCACGTGTTCCAACCCGCCAAGCCCCCTGAGACACCCACCTACACGGCCACAGACACATTTGAGGACGAGCCGCCGTTGCTGGAAG AGCTTGGCATTAACTTCGACCACATCTGGCAGAAGACTCTAACCGTGCTAAACCCCTTCaagccagcagatggcagcatcATGCATGAAACTGACCTGACTGGGCCCATATTGTTCTGCGTCGCGCTTGGTGCGACGTTACTGATG GCAGGGAAGGTGCATTTCGGATACGTGTATGGGATCAGTGCCATGGGCTGCCTGGGCATGTACACACTGCTGAACCTGATGAGCCTGGTGGCGGTCTCCTATGGCTGCGTGGCCAGCGTGCTGGGCTACTGCCTCCTGCCCATGGTGGGCCTCTCCACCCTCGCCATCTTCTTCTCCCTACA GGGCGTCCTGGGAAcactctctgccctgctggTCATTGGCTGGTGCAGTCTGTCTGCCTCCAAGATCTTCATCTCCACCCTGGCAATGGAGGGTCAGCAGCTCCTAGTGGCCTATCCATGTGCCCTCCTCTACGGTGTCTTTGCCCTCCTCACTGTCTTCTGA
- the LOC118769701 gene encoding glucosamine-6-phosphate isomerase 2 isoform X1, with the protein MRLVILEDYDQASEWAAKYIRNRIIQFKPSADRYFTLGLPTGSTPFGCYKKLIEYHKSGDISFKYVKTFNMDEYVGLPRDHPESYHSYMWNNFFKHIDIDPANAHILDGNAADLQAECEAFERKIADAGGIDLFVGGIGPDGHIAFNEPGSSLVSRTRVKTLAKDTILANARFFGNDLSKVPTMALTVGVGTVMDAREVMILITGAHKAFALYKAIEEGVNHMWTVSAFQQHPRTIFVCDEDATLELRVKTVKYFKGLMHVHNRLVDPVHSMKDYKN; encoded by the exons ATGAGACTCGTGATCCTAGAGGACTACGACCAGGCCAGCGAATGGGCCGCCAAGTACATTCGGAACCGGATCATCCAATTCAAGCCCAGCGCGGACAGATACTTTACTTTAGGGTTACCCACAG GAAGCACTCCATTTGGCTGCTACAAAAAGCTAATTGAATACCATAAAAGTGGAGACATCTCATTCAAGTATGTGAAAACATTCAACATGGATGAATATGTTG GCCTTCCCAGGGATCACCCAGAGAGCTATCACTCGTACATGTGGAACAACTTCTTCAAGCACATCGACATCGACCCTGCCAATGCCCACATCCTGGATGGCAATGCTGCCGACCTACAGGCGGAGTGCGAGGCCTTCGAGCGGAAGATCGCAGACGCCGGCGGAATCGACCTCTTCGTCGGAG GTATTGGGCCCGACGGCCACATCGCTTTCAATGAGCCTGGCTCCAGCCTTGTCTCCAGGACCAGGGTGAAGACCCTCGCCAAAGACACGATATTGGCCAACGCCCGCTTCTTTGGCAATGACCTCTCCAAGGTACCCACAATGGCTCTGACAGTTGGAGTCGGAACGGTGATGGACGCAAGAGAG GTGATGATTTTAATCACTGGGGCACACAAAGCCTTTGCCCTCTACAAGGCCATAGAGGAAGGAGTGAACCACATGTGGACCGTATCGGCGTTCCAGCAGCACCCCCGCACTATATTCGTGTGTGACGAGGATGCCACCCTGGAGCTCAGGGTAAAGACGGTCAAGTATTTTAAAG GGTTGATGCATGTACACAACAGACTTGTGGACCCAGTGCACAGCATGAAGGACTACAAGAACTGA